The DNA sequence GATATCTATGGCGTATGTCTGGGCGGCGCTGCGTAATCATGCGTTGAATAATCTGCAGCTGGGAGACCGCGTTCATTTTCGTTCGACTCTGACGTTTTCCGCTCTTGCTCCGCGTTTATTAGGCCTGACTTTCCTCTCTCCCCTCACTCTGGGGCTGGCTTATCCCTGGTTAAAAATTAATTTACTGCGCTATATTGCCGCCAACACCGCGGTGGTCGGCGAGCTGGATTCTCTCGATCTGGAGCCGGAAACCGCGCCTCAGCCTGCGGCATCAGGCAAACTGTGCAGCGGGTTTTTCCCCATGCTGCCGTTCCTGTAATGCAAAAGGCCGGAGCAAGCTCCGGCCTTAATTTTTCGTTCAGGGGAATTACAGCGCGGCGATAATCGCCTGCTGCTCAATCAGTTTCGCTTTTGCTTCCGCGTAACCGTCCAGCTTTTCACGCTCTTTGGCGATCACCGCTTCCGGCGCGCGGGCCACAAAACCTTCGTTGGAGAGTTTGCTTTCAATGCGGTCAATCTCGCCTTCGATTTTTGTCACTTCTTTTGCCAGACGCGCCAGCTCATCTTCTTTGTTAATGAGGCCAGCCATCGGGATCAGCAGCTCAGCGCCGTCGATAATTTTGGTTACCGAGACCGGACCTTTATCATCGACAGGCAGCACGGTGATGCTTTCCAGGCGCGCCAGATTGAGCAGGAAGCTGCGGTTGTCGTTAACACGACGCTCGGCATCTTTACTGCAGCCGCGCAGCAGCAGTTCCAGCGGTTTGCCCGGAGCGATGTTCATTTCCGCACGGATGTTACGTACGGCGACGATCGCCTGCTTCAGCCATTCGGTATCGGCCAGCGCCGCTTCATCAACCTGAGACGCATCGTACTGCGGGAACGGCTGCAGCATGATGGTATCGGCAGTGATACCGCAAATGACCTTCACGCGCTGCCAGATGGTCTCGGTGATGAACGGGATGATCGGATGCGCCAGGCGCAGCAGACCTTCCAGCACGGTCACCAGAGTATGGCGGGTGCCGCGCAGTTCAGACTCGGAACCGCCGTTCATTACCGGCTTGGTCAGTTCGAGGTACCAGTCGCAGAACTGGTTCCAGGTAAACTCATACAGAATGCCTGCGGCGATATCGAAGCGGAAACCGTCCAGCGCTTCGCGGTAGGCTTTGATGGTCTGGTTGAATTCCGCCAGGATCCAGCGGTCCGCCAGCGACAGGGTCATTTCGCCGCCGTTAAAGCCGCAATCCTGATCTTCGGTATTCATCAGCACAAAGCGGCTGGCGTTCCACAGCTTGTTACAGAAGTTACGGTAGCCTTCCAGGCGTTTCATGTCCCAGTTGATATCGCGGCCGGTGGAGGCCAGCGCCGCCAGGGTGAAGCGCAGGGCATCGGTACCGTGCGGTTCAATACCGTTCGGGAACTGTTTCTCGGTGCGTTTGGCGATTTTCTCCGCCAGCTGCGGCTGCATCATGTTGCCGGTACGTTTCTCCAGCAGCTCCGGCAGGGAGATGCCGTCAACCATATCCAGCGGGTCGATAACGTTGCCCTTCGATTTGGACATCTTCTGGCCTTCGTCATCGCGGATCAGACCGGTCATATAGACGGTTTTAAACGGCACCTGCGGTTTGCCGTTTTCATCTTTGATGAAGTGCATGGTCATCATGATCATGCGGGCAATCCAGAAGAAGATGATGTCGAAACCGGAAACCATCACGCTGGTCGGGTGGAACTGGCGCAGGGCATCGGTGTTTTCCGGCCAGCCGAGTGTGGAGAACGTCCACAGCGCCGAGGAGAACCAGGTATCCAGCACGTCTTCGTCCTGGCGCAGCGCCACGTCGGCACCGAGGTTGTTTTCCTGACGCACTTCGTCTTCGGTGCGGCCTACATAGACGTTACCTTCGTTGTCGTACCATGCCGGGATACGGTGACCCCACCACAGCTGACGGGAAATACACCAGTCCTGAATATCGCGCATCCAGGAGAAGTACATGTTTTCGTACTGCTTCGGCACGAACTGAATGTCGCCGTTTTCAACCGCTTCAACCGCCGGTTTAGCCAGCACGTCGGCACGAACGTACCACTGATCGGTCAGCATCGGTTCAATAACCACGCCGCCGCGGTCGCCGTAAGGAACGGTCAGATCGTGCGGTTTAATCTCATCCAGCAGGCCCAGCGCGTCGATAGCGGCAACTACCGCTTTACGCGCGGCAAAGCGTTCCAGATTCTGGAACTCAGCTGGAATAACGTTTGAGTAGACGTCGGACTCGTTGCCTTTGGTGTCATAAACTTCCGCGGTTTCGCGGATATCGCCGTCAAAGGTCAGGATATTGATCATCGGCAGAGCATGACGCTTACCGACTTCATAGTCGTTGAAGTCGTGCGCCGGGGTGATCTTCACGCAGCCGGTGCCCTTCTCCATATCGGCGTGTTCATCGCCAACGATTGGAATACGGCGGTCAACCAGCGGCAGAATCACAAATTTGCCGATAAGGTCTTTATAGCGCGGATCTTCCGGGTTAACGGCCACGCCGGTATCGCCCAGCACGGTTTCCGGACGGGTGGTGGCGACCACCAGATAGTCTTTGCCGTCAGCGGTTTTCGCGCCGTCGGCCAGCGGATAGCGGATATGCCACATGGAGCCTTTCGACTCGCGGTTTTCCACTTCCAGATCCGAGATGGCGGTGCGCAGTTTCGGGTCCCAGTTGACCAGGCGCTTGCCGCGGTAGATCAGATCTTCTTTGTACAGGCGGACAAAGACTTCTTTTACGGCGTTGGACAGGCCTTCATCCATGGTGAAGCGCTCGCGCTCCCAGTCCACGGAGTTGCCCAGGCGGCGCATCTGACGGGTAATGGTGCCGCCGGATTCCGCCTTCCACTGCCAGATTTTATCGATAAAGGCGTCGCGACCGTAGTCGTGGCGGGTTTTACCTTCTTCGGCGGCAATCTTACGCTCAACCACCATCTGGGTAGCAATACCCGCGTGGTCGGTACCGGCCTGCCACAGGGTGTTTTTACCCTGCATGCGCTGGTAACGAATCATGGTATCCATGATGGTTTGCTGGAAGGCATGACCCATATGCAAACTGCCGGTGACGTTCGGCGGCGGGATCATGATGCAGAAGGACTCTTTGCTTTCGTCGCCGTTAGGCTTGAAATAGCCCTGCTTTTCCCAGTGCTCGTAAAGCGGCTGTTCGATATCTTGGGGGTTGTATGTCTTTTCCATTATTTCCAGGTTGCCGTGTTCAGGTTGAAACCAGCCATGCGGTACGCTTTATAGCGTTCGCGCGCCAGTTGTTTCAAAGAATCTTCATAAGGGACGAAGTCTATCACTTCTGTGAAAGCGGTGGCAAAATCTGCAAAGTTTAGCCGCAGGCTAATCAGAATATCCCGCGGGCTGCTGTTGCGCTTCTGCGGCCAGGCAACTTCCACCGGCGCGCCGCCGCGTGGGCCTTCCCCCGCCAGATTATGCGGGACGAAACTTTCCGCTGGCCTTGCCCACAGCGCTTCGTCCAGACGAATCGCCTGCTGCTCATCTTCGCAGGCGATGAGCACTCGCTTGCCGCTGCGCCAACGTTCTGCGGCAATGTCACACACCAGCTGTTCAACGGCGCTTAAGCCGTCTTGTTGCGTATCATTGTCCAGAAGATAAAAGGTCGCATTTTTCATATCTACACCCGTCGTCTTTCAAGTTGCCTCTTTGTTGGCTGCCTTCGCGCACCCCAGTCACATAGTAAACTATGCTCCTGGGGATTTGCTCAGTTGCCGCCGCGATGCAACTCGAAATCCATAGGGTATAGAATTCTTATTGCCCGAGCTTGCAGGCCAGACCCGGCGTTTTCGTCGCCATTCGGTAAACAAACTTACTCTTCGCCGGTAAACCCGGCGCGGTTGAGCAGGAACTGCGACAGCATCGCTACCGGGCGACCGGTCGCGCCTTTAGCCTTGCCGGAACGCCAGGCAGTACCGGCGATATCCAGGTGCGCCCAGTTGTACTTGCGGGTAAAGCGCGACAGGAAGCAGCCGGCGGTAATCGCCCCACCAGGACGGCCACCGATGTTAGCCATATCCGCGAAGTTAGACTCCAGCTGTTCCTGGAACTCGTCGCCGAGCGGCAGACGCCATGCGCGATCGCCCGCCAGTTCGGAGGCGCCAATCAGCTCATGGGCCAGCGGATTGTGGTTCGACATCAGGCCCGTAATGTGGTGGCCCAACGCAATCACGCAGGCGCCGGTCAGCGTTGCCACATCAATAACCGTTTCCGGCTCGAAACGTTCAACGTAGGCCAGCACATCGCACAGTACCAGGCGCCCTTCGGCGTCGGTGTTTAATACTTCAACCGTTTGCCCGGACATCGTGGTCAGCACGTCGCCTGGACGATAGGCGCGACCGCCCGGCATGTTTTCACACCCGGCCAGCACGCCGACAACGTTCAGCGGTAACTGAAGTTCGGCAACCATGCGCATCACGCCGTAAACCGCCGCCGCGCCGCACATATCGTATTTCATCTCGTCCATGCCTTCGGCTGGCTTGATGGAAATACCGCCGGAGTCAAAGGTCAGGCCTTTTCCGACCAGCACGATAGGACGCGCGTCTTCCGCCGGGTTGCCTTTGTATTCGATAACCGACATCAGCGATTCGTTCTGCGAGCCGTTGCCCACCGCCAGATAAGAGTTCATTCCCAGCTCTTTCATCTGCTGTTCGCCGATAACGCGGGTAATGACGTTCTTGCTGTAAGTATCGGCCAGCTGGCGAGCCTGAGAGGCCAGATAGGCAGCGTTACAGATGTTTGGCGGCATATTGCCGAGATCTTTCGCCGCTTTGATGCCGGCAGCAATCGCCAGACCATGCTGAATAGCGCGTTCACCGCTGGTCAGCTCACGACGGGTTGGAACGTTGAAGACCATTTTACGCAGCGGACGACGCGGCTCGCTTTTGTTAGTTTTCAACTGGTCAAAGCTGTACAGCGTCTCTTTGGCGGTCTCGACTGCCTGACGCACTTTCCAGTAGTTATTGCGGCCTTTGACGTGCAGTTCGGTCAAGAAGCAAACGGCTTCCATGGAGCCGGTATCATTCAGCGTGTTGATAGTTTTCTGAATCACCTGCTTGTACTGACGTTCATCCAGCTCGCGTTCTTTACCGCAGCCAATTAGCAGAATGCGCTCCGACAGAATGTTCGGCACATGGTGCAGCAATAAAGTCTGGCCAGGTTTGCCTTCCAGCTCACCGCGACGCAGCAGGGCGCTGATGTAACCGTCGCTAATTTTATCAAGCTGTTCGGCGATGGGGGAGAGACGACGTGGTTCAAAGACGCCGACCACGATACAGGCGCTCCGCTGCTTCTCCGGGCTACCGCTTTTTACACTGAACTCCATGCACTATGCTCCTGAATCTTAAAGACAACAGTGGGGGCTACGGCTATACTCGTCGCCTTTCCAGTTGCAGATGCGTTGGCTACGCCTGCTTATCCCTGATGCTGGCCGATGCCGCTCCGGGGCTTCACAGTCCTGCCGCCTTTCTACAACTCGAAATCCATTAAGTATATAATTGCAAGCTTTCGTAACTCATGTCCGCTGTTGCGGTGACTTCGTGTTAATCTTAACGTTATTACGGCCTTGGTTCGTCAGAAAAGATCCTGATACGCGGAACCAGCGAGTCATTTAATCTTAGCGATGTTTTCGACGACCAAAGAGAATAAATGACGTTTAAGCCATGAAACAAGCAATTTTCCTGCAATAAAACGGGTTTTTACGGGCGTATTTATAGTGATAATCATAAGATATCTGGTTCGTGAGACGCTGAAAAGCCAGTTGGCGATCCTATTCATCCTGTTACTCATTTTCTTTTGTCAGAAACTGGTCAGGATCCTCGGCGCCGCGGTAGATGGCGATATCCCGACGAATCTGGTGCTCTCGCTGTTAGGGCTGGGCGTACCGGAAATGGCGCAGCTTATTCTGCCCCTGAGTTTATTCCTCGGGCTGCTGATGACGTTGGGCAAACTGTATACCGAAAGTGAAATCACGGTGATGCACGCCTGCGGCCTGAGCAAGGCCGTACTGGTGAAAGCCGCCATGATCCTCGCGCTATTTACCGGCATTGTCGCGGCGGTCAACGTGATGTGGGCCGGACCCTGGTCGTCCCGTCACCAGGATGAAGTGCTGGCGGAGGCGAAAGCGAACCCCGGTATGGCCGCTCTGGCCCAGGGGCAGTTCCAGCAGGCCAGCGATGGCAGCGCGGTGTTGTTTATTGAGAACGTCAACGGAAACCGTTTCAGCGATGTCTTTCTTGCTCAACTTCGGCCAAGAGGCAACGCGCGTCCTTCGGTCGTGGTAGCCGATACCGGCGAGCTCTCGCTGCGTAAAGACGGTTCGCAGGTGGTGACCATGAATCAGGGCACTCGCTTTGAAGGCACCGCGATGCTGCGCGATTTCCGCATTACCGATTTTAAAAACTATCAGGCGATAGTGGGCCATCAGGCTGTGGCATCCGATCCAAACGATACCGAGCAGATGGATATGCGTACCCTGTGGCGTACCGATACCGATCGCGCCCGGGCGGAGCTGCACTGGCGCTTCACGCTGGTAGCAACGGTGTTCATTATGGCGCTGATGGTGGTGCCGCTTAGCGTGGTTAACCCGCGTCAGGGCCGCGTGCTGTCGATGTTACCGGCGATGCTGCTCTATCTGGTGTTCTTCCTGCTGCAAACGTCGATTAAATCGAGCGGCGGTAAAGGCAAAATGGATCCGATGATCTGGATGTGGGCGGTGAACCTGCTCTATTTCGCGTTGGCCGTGCTGTTGAACCTGTGGGATACGGTGCCAATGCGCCGCTTCCGTGCTCGTTTTACTAAAGGAGCGGTGTAATGCAGGCGTTTGGCGTACTTGATCGTTATATCGGTAAGACGATTTTCAACACCATCATGATGACGCTGTTCATGCTGGTTTCTCTCTCGGGCATCATTAAGTTTGTCGACCAGCTGAAAAAAGCCGGACAGGGCAATTATGATGCGCTGGGCGCTGGAATCTACACCATTCTCAGCGTGCCGAAAGATATCCAGATCTTCTTCCCGATGGCGGCGCTGCTCGGCGCGCTGCTGGGGCTGGGGATGCTGGCGCAGCGTAGCGAGCTGGTGGTGATGCAGGCTTCCGGTTTTACCCGCCTGCAGGTGGCGCTGTCGGTGATGAAAACCGCCATTCCCCTGGTACTGCTGACGATGGCGATAGGCGAATGGGTCGCCCCGCAGGGCGAGCAGATGGCGCGTAACTATCGTGCTCAGCAGATGTACGGCGGTTCGCTGTTGTCAACACAGCAGGGGTTATGGGCGAAAGACGGCCATAGCTTTGTTTATATCGAGCGGGTAAAAGGCAGCGATGAGCTGGGCGGCGTGAGCATCTACGCGTTTAATGACCAGCGCCGCCTGCAGTCGGTGCGCTATGCCGCCTCGGCTAAATTCGATACCGAGAATAAGCTCTGGCGGCTGTCGCAGGTGGATGAATCTGATCTTACCGACCCGAAACAGGTAACCGGTACGCAGACGGTTAGCGGGACCTGGAAGACCAACCTGACTCCGGATAAGCTTGGCGTGGTGGCCCTCGACCCGGACGCATTGTCGATCAGCGGTCTGCATAATTATGTGACCTATCTGAAGTCCAGCGGCCAGGATCCGGGCCGCTATCAGCTCAACATGTGGAGCAAAATTTTCCAGCCGCTGTCTGTGGCGGTGATGATGCTGATGGCGCTGTCGTTTATCTTTGGCCCGCTGCGCAGCGTACCGATGGGCGTCCGAGTGGTTACCGGGATAAGCTTCGGCTTCATCTTCTACGTGCTGGACCAGATTTTCGGCCCGCTCACCCTGGTGTACGGCATCCCGCCGATCATCGGCGCGCTGTTGCCGAGCGCCAGCTTCTTCTTGCTGAGCCTCTGGCTGATGATGCGCAAATCCTGACGCAACGCGCCCCCTTCCTGAAGTAAGAAAGGGGGCGTTTTTTTAGCGTTTCCGCCCGCCAAGTAAGCTTCCCAGCATTCCTCTGACTATCTGATTGGTGACCTGACGTACTGCGCTTTTTGCTGCCGTTTGCACAATGCCGTCGCGCTTACCGCCGCGCGGTCCTGTGGTACCAAACAGAATATCTTTTAACCCACCGAGTAAACCGTCGTCATCGCTATTTTGCTGGCCTTGCGCTGGCGGTGATTCCTGCTTATCAGTGGTGGCCTGGACGCCTCGTTGCAGCATTTCAAAAGCTGATTCGCGGTCGATGGCCTCTTCATATTTACCGTACAGCGCCGAGTGGTTGATCAGCCCGTTGCGTTCGTCGTCGGTGACCGGTCCCATGCGTGAGCAGGGGGCAATAACCATGGCTCGTTCTACGACTGATGGGCTGCCTTTTTCATCGAGAAAAGAGATAAGCGCTTCTCCGGTTCCCAGCTCCTGGATTGCCTGTTCGGTATTGAATGCTGGATTCGCACGCATGGTCTGCGCGGCAGTTTTTACCGCTTTCTGATCTTTCGGCGTGAAGGCGCGCAGGGCGTGCTGTACGCGATTACCCAGCTGGCCGAGTACCGCATCGGGGATGTCTGATGGGTTTTGCGAAACAAAATAAACGCCGACGGCCTTCGAGCGAATCAGTCGGATGACCTGCTCGATTTTATCCAGCAGCACCTGCGGAGCATCGTTAAACAGCAGATGTGCCTCGTCAAAGAAAAACACCAGTTTTGGTTTTTCCCGATCGCCGGATTCGGGCAGACGTTCGTAAAGCTCCGAGAGCATCCACAGCAGGCTGGCGGCATACAGCTTCGGCATCTGGTAGAGCTTCTCGGCGCTAAGGATATTAATCACGCCTTTACCCTCAGCGTCGACGCGCATCCAGTCCTGAATATCGAGCATGGGTTCGCCAAAAAAGTGCTCTGCTCCCTGCTGTTCCAGGGTGAGCAATCCGCGCTGAATTGCCCCAACGGAGGCGCTGCTGATATTGCCGTACTGGTTCTGAAACGCTTTGGCGTTGTCGCCAATATATTGGGTAATGGCGCGCAGGTCCTTAAAGTCGAGCAGCAGTAGCCCGCGGTCGTCGGCGATGCGGAAGATGATATTCAGCACCCCGGACTGTACCTCGTTGAGGTTGAGCAGGCGAGCCAGCAGCAGTGGCCCAAGATCGGAAACCGTGGCGCGAACCGGGTGGCCCTTTTCACCAAAAATATCCCATAGCACCACCGGATTAGCGTGCGGGAGCCAGTCCGTGACGCCGATTTTCTCCAGCCGCGCCTGCAGTTTTTCCGAGCTTTGGCCCGATTCAGCGATACCGGTAAGGTCGCCTTTCACATCGGCCATAAATACCGGAACGCCGATTTCCGAGAAAGACTCCGCCAGCTTCTGCAGGGTGACGGTTTTACCGGTCCCCGTAGCACCGGTAATTAATCCATGACGGTTGGCCATGGCGGGCAGTAAATACAGCTGTTTCTCCAGCGTGCGTGCAATCAGCAGAGGTGAACTCATAATCGATTTCTCCGTTTATCCTGCTGCGAGTATAGGCAACCTGATGGCAATAAGGAGGGAAATCACGCACGCCGTTGCTTTTTCACTTCAGG is a window from the Klebsiella oxytoca genome containing:
- a CDS encoding valine--tRNA ligase translates to MEKTYNPQDIEQPLYEHWEKQGYFKPNGDESKESFCIMIPPPNVTGSLHMGHAFQQTIMDTMIRYQRMQGKNTLWQAGTDHAGIATQMVVERKIAAEEGKTRHDYGRDAFIDKIWQWKAESGGTITRQMRRLGNSVDWERERFTMDEGLSNAVKEVFVRLYKEDLIYRGKRLVNWDPKLRTAISDLEVENRESKGSMWHIRYPLADGAKTADGKDYLVVATTRPETVLGDTGVAVNPEDPRYKDLIGKFVILPLVDRRIPIVGDEHADMEKGTGCVKITPAHDFNDYEVGKRHALPMINILTFDGDIRETAEVYDTKGNESDVYSNVIPAEFQNLERFAARKAVVAAIDALGLLDEIKPHDLTVPYGDRGGVVIEPMLTDQWYVRADVLAKPAVEAVENGDIQFVPKQYENMYFSWMRDIQDWCISRQLWWGHRIPAWYDNEGNVYVGRTEDEVRQENNLGADVALRQDEDVLDTWFSSALWTFSTLGWPENTDALRQFHPTSVMVSGFDIIFFWIARMIMMTMHFIKDENGKPQVPFKTVYMTGLIRDDEGQKMSKSKGNVIDPLDMVDGISLPELLEKRTGNMMQPQLAEKIAKRTEKQFPNGIEPHGTDALRFTLAALASTGRDINWDMKRLEGYRNFCNKLWNASRFVLMNTEDQDCGFNGGEMTLSLADRWILAEFNQTIKAYREALDGFRFDIAAGILYEFTWNQFCDWYLELTKPVMNGGSESELRGTRHTLVTVLEGLLRLAHPIIPFITETIWQRVKVICGITADTIMLQPFPQYDASQVDEAALADTEWLKQAIVAVRNIRAEMNIAPGKPLELLLRGCSKDAERRVNDNRSFLLNLARLESITVLPVDDKGPVSVTKIIDGAELLIPMAGLINKEDELARLAKEVTKIEGEIDRIESKLSNEGFVARAPEAVIAKEREKLDGYAEAKAKLIEQQAIIAAL
- the holC gene encoding DNA polymerase III subunit chi; the encoded protein is MKNATFYLLDNDTQQDGLSAVEQLVCDIAAERWRSGKRVLIACEDEQQAIRLDEALWARPAESFVPHNLAGEGPRGGAPVEVAWPQKRNSSPRDILISLRLNFADFATAFTEVIDFVPYEDSLKQLARERYKAYRMAGFNLNTATWK
- the pepA gene encoding leucyl aminopeptidase, producing the protein MEFSVKSGSPEKQRSACIVVGVFEPRRLSPIAEQLDKISDGYISALLRRGELEGKPGQTLLLHHVPNILSERILLIGCGKERELDERQYKQVIQKTINTLNDTGSMEAVCFLTELHVKGRNNYWKVRQAVETAKETLYSFDQLKTNKSEPRRPLRKMVFNVPTRRELTSGERAIQHGLAIAAGIKAAKDLGNMPPNICNAAYLASQARQLADTYSKNVITRVIGEQQMKELGMNSYLAVGNGSQNESLMSVIEYKGNPAEDARPIVLVGKGLTFDSGGISIKPAEGMDEMKYDMCGAAAVYGVMRMVAELQLPLNVVGVLAGCENMPGGRAYRPGDVLTTMSGQTVEVLNTDAEGRLVLCDVLAYVERFEPETVIDVATLTGACVIALGHHITGLMSNHNPLAHELIGASELAGDRAWRLPLGDEFQEQLESNFADMANIGGRPGGAITAGCFLSRFTRKYNWAHLDIAGTAWRSGKAKGATGRPVAMLSQFLLNRAGFTGEE
- the lptF gene encoding LPS export ABC transporter permease LptF — encoded protein: MIIIRYLVRETLKSQLAILFILLLIFFCQKLVRILGAAVDGDIPTNLVLSLLGLGVPEMAQLILPLSLFLGLLMTLGKLYTESEITVMHACGLSKAVLVKAAMILALFTGIVAAVNVMWAGPWSSRHQDEVLAEAKANPGMAALAQGQFQQASDGSAVLFIENVNGNRFSDVFLAQLRPRGNARPSVVVADTGELSLRKDGSQVVTMNQGTRFEGTAMLRDFRITDFKNYQAIVGHQAVASDPNDTEQMDMRTLWRTDTDRARAELHWRFTLVATVFIMALMVVPLSVVNPRQGRVLSMLPAMLLYLVFFLLQTSIKSSGGKGKMDPMIWMWAVNLLYFALAVLLNLWDTVPMRRFRARFTKGAV
- the lptG gene encoding LPS export ABC transporter permease LptG, which encodes MQAFGVLDRYIGKTIFNTIMMTLFMLVSLSGIIKFVDQLKKAGQGNYDALGAGIYTILSVPKDIQIFFPMAALLGALLGLGMLAQRSELVVMQASGFTRLQVALSVMKTAIPLVLLTMAIGEWVAPQGEQMARNYRAQQMYGGSLLSTQQGLWAKDGHSFVYIERVKGSDELGGVSIYAFNDQRRLQSVRYAASAKFDTENKLWRLSQVDESDLTDPKQVTGTQTVSGTWKTNLTPDKLGVVALDPDALSISGLHNYVTYLKSSGQDPGRYQLNMWSKIFQPLSVAVMMLMALSFIFGPLRSVPMGVRVVTGISFGFIFYVLDQIFGPLTLVYGIPPIIGALLPSASFFLLSLWLMMRKS
- a CDS encoding helicase HerA-like C-terminal domain-containing protein, whose translation is MSSPLLIARTLEKQLYLLPAMANRHGLITGATGTGKTVTLQKLAESFSEIGVPVFMADVKGDLTGIAESGQSSEKLQARLEKIGVTDWLPHANPVVLWDIFGEKGHPVRATVSDLGPLLLARLLNLNEVQSGVLNIIFRIADDRGLLLLDFKDLRAITQYIGDNAKAFQNQYGNISSASVGAIQRGLLTLEQQGAEHFFGEPMLDIQDWMRVDAEGKGVINILSAEKLYQMPKLYAASLLWMLSELYERLPESGDREKPKLVFFFDEAHLLFNDAPQVLLDKIEQVIRLIRSKAVGVYFVSQNPSDIPDAVLGQLGNRVQHALRAFTPKDQKAVKTAAQTMRANPAFNTEQAIQELGTGEALISFLDEKGSPSVVERAMVIAPCSRMGPVTDDERNGLINHSALYGKYEEAIDRESAFEMLQRGVQATTDKQESPPAQGQQNSDDDGLLGGLKDILFGTTGPRGGKRDGIVQTAAKSAVRQVTNQIVRGMLGSLLGGRKR